TAAAGCCACCACGAGTCGGTAGACGTGGCTCGAAAAGAGGGGgacagcgcgcacacacacacacagtccaaaatGGGAGCCCTATGTCTGACGGTGCCAAAGTGGGCAATTCTATCACCAGCATTATTTGGCACAACAATCGTGCCATTTGGACACCTATTAAAGCCCCCCTTTTgaaacacacaattccccatcggtcacagagcataggctatagagaggagggagggagggagggagcaggggagTGTCTACGGCCGCTGACTTTGCTTAGCTTCCTCTTCATAAGACGGGTAAGCGCCCTTCACCCCCTCATTCGTTTCTGAGAAGCAACGAGACATCATCATGCCCGAGCCAGCAAAGTCAGCgcccaagaagggctccaagaaAGCCGTCACCAAGACCGCAGGGAAGGGCGGCAAGAAGCGCAGAAAGTCCAGGAAGGAGAGTTACGCCATCTACGTGTACAAAGTCCTGAAGCAGGTCCACCCCGACACCGGCATCTCCTCCAAGGCCATGGGAATCATGAACTCCTTCGTGAACGACATCTTCGAGCGTATCGCCGGAGAGTCCTCTCGCCTGGCCCACTACAACAAGCGTTCTACCATCACCTCCAGGGAGATCCAGACCGCAGTGCGCCTGCTGCTCCCCGGTGAACTTGCCAAACACGCCGTGTCCGAGGGCACCAAGGCCGTAACCAAGTACACCAGTTC
This sequence is a window from Coregonus clupeaformis isolate EN_2021a unplaced genomic scaffold, ASM2061545v1 scaf0376, whole genome shotgun sequence. Protein-coding genes within it:
- the LOC121558485 gene encoding histone H2B translates to MPEPAKSAPKKGSKKAVTKTAGKGGKKRRKSRKESYAIYVYKVLKQVHPDTGISSKAMGIMNSFVNDIFERIAGESSRLAHYNKRSTITSREIQTAVRLLLPGELAKHAVSEGTKAVTKYTSSK